The Miscanthus floridulus cultivar M001 chromosome 17, ASM1932011v1, whole genome shotgun sequence genome has a window encoding:
- the LOC136516153 gene encoding uncharacterized protein has translation MKAEAATAQEQAAPLAARVKELEEELTRVASDRDTFRSRAAEATANAKAIAGQLGAKQSAHLLTKGAQAEALKVAEASRVEALKWKKKAEGLEKEVSRVIEASIAVQAVLEAEIEEHSSLQSAAHTICEALEVEGVESGSSLRSRLSALSGQACQRLRGALHTGVKRALAVVSSHYAGVDLEAVSDSYVLAEDAEEAEEELMKLEEAAKVPGTALASLFEEEVIPPLPPADARDPEP, from the exons atgaaggccgaggcggccacggctcaggagcaggctgcccctttggcagcgcgggtcaaggagttggaggaggagctgactcgGGTGGCCAGCgatcgggacaccttcaggtcccgggctgcAGAAGCGACGGCCAACGCCAAGGCCATTGCTGGGCAGCTGGGTGCGAAGCAGAGCGCGCATCTACTGACAAAAGGTGCCCAGGCAGAGGCCcttaaggtggccgaggcctcccgggtcgaggccttaAAATGGAAgaaaaaggccgagg GGTTGGAGAAAGAGGTCTCCCGGGTGATCGAGGCCTCTatcgcagtgcaggcggtgctcgaggccgagatcgaGGAGCACAGCTCGCTGCAGAGCGCCGCCCATACCATCTGTGAGGCCCTGGAAGTAGAAGGGGTCGAGTCGggtagctcccttaggagccgcctgtctgcgttgagcggccaagcgTGCCAGCgactccggggggcgttgcatacgggcgtcaagcgtgccctggccgttgtctcctcgcactacgctggtgtcgacctcgaggccgtcagtGACAGTTATGTCTTGGCTGAGGAtgccgaggaggccgaggaggagctcaTGAAGCTGGAGGAGGCGGCTAAggtccctggcacggcgctggccagtttgttcgaagaggaggtgattCCTCCCTTGCCGCCCGCCGACGCaagagaccctgagccttga